CGTAGCATATCCCATCAAAGTAAATCGTCCTTTGCTTGCACCTAGGACAAAGATGTGGCTCGCCCATTTTTGCTCCAAATTTAAATTTCGCTACTCAAAAAGCCCTTTTTCGATATCGATCTTGACATTAAAGGTCTCAAAGCACTTCGCACTCGCGATTCTACCCTTTGCGGTGCGCTCGATAAAGCCATTTGCAAGCAGATATGGCTCTATAACGTCCTCAACCGTGCCCTCGTCCTCGCTAAGTGCCGCAGCGATCGTGCTAAGCCCCATCGGACGGCGCCTTGCTTGCATCAAAATTTCTAAATACCTAATATCCATCTCATCAAATCCAAGCGAATTTACTCCAAGCGCATTAAGTCCCTCTTTTGCGCGCTCGTGGCTGATGATTAGCTCGTCATTTACCTCGGCAAAGTCGCGAATTCGCTTTAATAGCCTAAGAGCGATCCTAGGCGTGGCACGTGAGCGTTTGGCGATCTCTAAAGAGGCGTTTTTGTCGCACTCTTTACCAAGCTTAGCTGAGGCGATCTGTACGATACGGCTTAGCTCGCTACTTGTATAAAACTGGAGTCTAAAATCCATCCCAAAGCGGTCTCTTAAAGGCGCTGAGATCATGCCAGCACGCGTCGTTGCGCCTATTAGCGTAAATTTTGGCAAGTCTATCTTGATAGTCTGGGCAGCTGGTCCTGAGCCTATGATAATGTCTAGCCTAAAGTCCTCCATCGCAGGGTAAAGCACCTCCTCAATAGCTGGGCTTAGGCGGTGGATCTCATCGATAAAAAGCACGTCGCCCTCTTGTAAATTTGTAAGGATTGCCGCCAGGTCGCCACTCTTTTCTATCATCGGTGCTGCGGTCATTTTGATACTCACGCCCATTTCGTTTGCTATGATGTGAGCAAGGGTTGTTTTACCAAGTCCTGGAGGGCCGTAAAATAGCACGTGATCTAGGCATTCATTTCGCTTTTTGGCTGCTTTTATAAAGACATCTAAATTTTGCTTGATCTTTTCTTGTCCGATGTAGTCTTCAAATTTTGTCGGTCTAAGTGAGACTTCAAAGTCATTTTCAAAGCTTACTTTTTCGATTTCAACGATTCTATCCAAAGTTTTTCCTTCTAAATTTAAGGCTTCATTTTACGCTTTTATGCTTAATTTAAGCTCGTTTAAATTTATAATAAAAGGTGCTACCCTCGCCGTAGACGCTATCAACGCCGTATGTAATGCCATGTTTTTGGCAAATTTCACTGACGATATTTAGCCCAAGGCCAAAGCCGCCTTGGATTTCATCCTCTCTGACGTATCTTTTCCAGACCTTTTTGACGTCCTTTATCCCCTTGCCAAAGTCTTGCACGCTAAGCTTTATGCGCTCATTCTCAAAGCTTAAATTTATTAGTATCTCGCTCTCTTTTTGACTGTATTTTATAGCGTTTGTGATGGTGTTGTCGATGATACGCTGAGCTTCGACCTTGCTTAGCATAGTAAATGCATCGCTTGCCAAATTTGTCTTTACCACGATGTGCTTGACATCAGCCACGCTTGAGAGAAATTTCACTCGCTCTTTGACGTAGTCGCCTAAATTTAGCCTCTCAAGTGGGAATTTGATATAGCCTCGCTTTATGAAATACTCGACATCTTCGTAGGTTATTTGCATCTGTTTTAGGGCGTTTTTGATGCGAGTTATATACTTGTTTTCAAGCCCAAGCATCTCAAGATTCATACCAGCTACACCAAGTGGAGTCTTTAGCTCATGCATGGCGTCGTTAAAGAAGTTATTCATATATTTTTGAAACTCTTTATAAGGCTTAACGCTGCTTAGATATAAGAAATATACGATAAAAAGCACCGCTACAAGGATGACAAGGAGCATAAGTGCCGCTAGAAATATACTTTTTTCATTATCAAGCTCTTTTTCAACGACAATGTAATAAGGCGTTTTATCCTTTATAAAAAAGCTTTTATAAAACAAGCAGCCATTTTCTTCAAGTGTTACAAATTTAAAGTTGCTTGGCTGCCTGGAGAGATTTGAAATAATTGGATTAAAATTTACATCATAGATCGCAAATTTATAATTTAAAGAAGGAGTTATATTTTCATTTTTTAAAAACGAATTTTTGATAATAGTTTCATGCTTCATCGCACCAAAAAGAGCTTTTGAAGTGCTATTTTTTTGACTTAAATTTAAGATCACAAAGCTTTGAAAACAAAAAAGCGACATTATCACAAATGTCGCTATGATCTGAACCTTAAAGCTCTTGTGCATCTATCTTATAGCCTATACGCCTCTTTGAAGTGATAAAGTCACTAGTTGTTTTGTTTCTTATCTTTAAAACGTGCATTCTAATATCAGCGCCTTCTATTTCTTTGTCATTCCAGACAAGATCTCTTAGTTCTTCCATGCTGACGTAAGAATTTAGATGTGAAACTAGACACTCAACAAGTGCGACTTCTTTTGCACTAAGATCGACCATTTTGCCGTTTTTAAATAGCGCACGCTTGTTTAGATTAAAGCTAAACTCGTCATTGATCTTTACTATGTTCTTATCATCAGTACCATAGTATTTTCTCATAAGCTCAGTTACTCTAAATTTAAGCTCAGCAAGCTCAAATGGCTTTTTTAGGTATTCATTACAGCCAAGCTCATAGCCAATAGCCATATCGCCTATATCAACTAAAGATGTTGTTATCATGATAGGAGCGTTTGGATTTAGACTTCTTATATACTTGATGACCTCGTGACCATTTACTCCAGGCACTTTTATGTCAAGTATAAAAAGGTGATAGAAATTTTTTTCTATCAAGTCGCAAGCCTCTTGACCGTCGCTCACCGCTGTAACTTCATAACCAAGCGTCTGCAAAAACTCACAGACGCTCTCTTGAAACCCCAAATCATCTTCTAAAAGCAAAATCTTCAAAATGCTCTCCTAAAAAACAAACTTTAATAAGATTTTTATCTATTGTAATACTTAATAGGTAAATTTCAAATTAAAATTCTTTTTTAAGTATTAAATAAAAATTTGTCCTGCATAGACTATGTAATATCTTAGCAAAAAGACGCCACAAATGACTAAAACAGCGTTTAGCACGGCGAATTCGCGTTTGAAATCATGCACCTTTAAAACGCTTAAGTCTAAAATGATAGGCACAGCCATACCAAGACCTATGACGCCGATATAAAACATCAGCCCAAGAGAATTTGCGCTAAGTGCGTTTGCTACGCTCTGCGCACCACTTACGCTTGCACCTTTTACGACCATGAAAAGAGCAACTATTAGCAAAAACTCGACTATTATCGCAAAAAAGTCAAATTTTAATAAAAAGTGTGCAGTTTGATTTTGCTCTCTTGTTTCATCTTTTAGCACTCCAAAAAGCAGTGTAAATGCACCAGCACAGCTTAAGCCAGAGACTAAGAATAATAGTGGCAAAACCGGTGTGTTCCAAAGTGCTATCTTATGAGCTGCACTTAGCAAAAAGCCTGTATATGCGCCAACGCCGATGCCTAAGATGAAAAGCAAAACTCCAAGCAAACCTGAAAGCTTGCTAGCTAAATTTGCAAGCGCGTCAAAAAGAGAAATTTTAAGCATTGCTATCTCATTTTTAAACGCACCAAGCGCATATATAACGCTAAGAGGCGTATAAACTAGAAGCAATGCAACACCTATTGACATAACTGAGTCGAAGTTATAAAGCAAGAGTATCCAGTAAAAGCTAAGCGGCTTGCCAAGATCAATCACCAAAAGGGCAAGTCCAAGGATGATCGCCACTGGAGCGATAAGAGCGGCTGCTTTAAAGTAGTAGTTATCCTTGCCAAATTTATTTGAGATAAGCACAGCAACGATGCTAGCACCTGCACTAAGTCCTGCTAAAAATAGATAAAAAGCTATCGGCCAGCCCCAGTAAATTTCTGTGTATTGAGCTAGGCTTCCTGACATGTTATTCATGGTGTGCTCCTTTTGTATTTGCGATCATCGCAAGTGAAGGTTTTGTGTTTAACTCCGCTTTTGGCAAGTAGTATTTGCTCTCTTTTAGTTTCTTTGAAATTTTAGAGTTTTCATCATTTACGTCGCCAAAAGTTAGGGCATTTGTAGGGCAGACGCTAACACAAGCTGGGTCTTTGCCCTCTTCTAGCCTGCTCTCATAGCAAAATGTGCATTTGCCTATCTCGCCATCTGGCAAGACGTAGCGAGCGTCGTATGGACAGGCTAGGATGCAGTACTTGCAACTAACGCAAATTCTGTGATCAAGCAGCGTCACGCCATCAGCCGTTTTAAAGCTAGCTCCAGTTGGGCAAACCTCAACACAAGGTGCATCTTCGCACATAACGCAGCTTTGACGTAAAAAGTCAGTCTTTAAATTTGGAAATGTCCCACTCATCTTTGCATGCACCTGCAAGCGGTAAAGTCCCCTTGGCACGTTGTTTGCACTTCTGCAAGCTACCGAGCAGCCTTGACAGCCGATGCATAAATTTTCATCATGTATCATCATATATTTTTTCATTTTCTATCCTTACGCTTTACTTATGCTAACGCCAACATTTGTAACCATAGTCGCAGCCACTGGACCCTCAGCTGGATCAAGAAGCACGCTTGTGTTAAGTCCCACGTGATCTATGCTCTTAAGGCCTGGTGTGATGTGTCCAAAGCCGTGATAGATAAAGAGCGTATCTTCTCTAATGCCCTCAGTCACCATAAGCTTGCCCTTTTGCTCGCCAAATTTATTTTTAACCAAAACCATGTCACCGTCACGTAAATTTTGCTTTTTAGCTGTTTTTGGATTTATCCAGATAGGGCTATCGCTCATGAGGTCATTTAAAAATGGCACTGCTTGGGTGTGGCCGTTAGTATGGACAGGCGTTTTACCACAAGTTAAGCAAAGCTCGTGTCCGTCAAATGTATCCATATCTTTATCATTTAGCGCGCCATATCCTGCAAACTGCGCCTCGACATCAGGCAAAAATAGCTCTATCTTGCCGCTTTTTGTTTTAAGCTTAGCCATATCATCCATTAGACCATTTTCACCTACAAATTTAGAAGCAACTGGATATTTAGCAACAAATTTCTCGATCATGCCTTTTTCTCTAAACAAAATTCCCGGCTCATCCCACGTAATAAAGCCATCTTTTTCAAGCGCAGCAAGTAAATTTACATCTCCACCAGCTTGCTGCATCCTAAACTCACGTATGTCATTCCAAGTGTAAAGCTCATCTATCTTCATGCGGCGTGCTAGCTCTCTAAAGATAAACGCCCCATCTTTTGTGTCGCCAACTGGATCAATAACTTTATTTCTTATCATATAAGCTGGCTTTAGACCTGACTTATCCTCTATGCCCTCGTCGCGCTCTAGGTAGCTGCTCTCAGGCAAGATGACATCAGCAAATGTCGCCATATCGTTTAGATAGACATCACTTACTACGATAAAATCAAGCTTCTTCATCGCCTCTATGCTCTTCATCGTCTCAGCAACGTTTATTAGGTGATTAAATCGGATGTTAAACCAGCCTTTTATGGCGTAAGGCTTTTCGTTTAAGATAGCGTCATTTATATCCATCAAAACGCCATGTTTTCTGCTTACAAATTTATGCCTACCAGTCTCGCCAGCGAAGTCTAGTCTAGTGACTTTTGGTACTTTAAATTTCTCATCTGGATTTTTAAGAACTGGAAATTTATCCTCGCCAACTAGCTTGTTAAAGGTTTTTGCATTTTTGCCACCAAAAAGACCGCCTTTAACCTCCCAGTTACCCATCATCGCATTTGCCACCATGATGGCTTTTGTTCTCATGTATTCGGCTTTTGTGGTGGTTGTCTTATGCCCAAAATCAAAAATAACTCTTGGAGCAGCTTTATAAATTTCATCAGCGATACGTCTAACATCACTTGCTTTTATGCCAGTGATCGCTTCTTGCCATTCAGGCGTTTTGCCCTCTACGCTTTTAACGATCTCATCAAAGCCAATTGTAAATTTTTCTATAAATTCTTTATCGTAAGTGCCATTTTGTATCCATGTATTTATGATAGCTAGCACAAAAGCTAGATCGGTACCAGGTCTAACTGGCAGCCACTCATCAGCCTTCGAAGCCACCACGCTAAATCTTGGCTCAAGCACAAGCAGCTTTGTATCTTTTTTAGCCGCAAATTTAGCAAGTTTTTTAGCATCAGCTATGACGATGCCTTCAAAGAGGTTGTGACCAAAATTTACAATATATTTTGCATTTGCAAAGTCTCTTTTTAGCTTAGCTATGCCATACATCTGCTCGCAGACCATTTGATAGGTGATCGGACAGCACGAAAAGTGTGAAAAACAGTTTGGCGAGCCGTAAGCTGAGGCAAAATTTACCATCAGCTTATGCGTTTGCGAGCTTTTACAGGTAAATACAAAGCTTTCTGGGCCATACTTTTGCTTTATCTCAAGCATTTTTGAAGCAACTAGATCAAGTGCTTCGTCCCAGCTGGCCTCGCGCCACTTATTTTCGCCTCTCTCACCAACCCTGATCAAAGGCTTTTTGACTCTATTTTCGTCATAAAGCTGGCTAAAACCAGAGCCACCTCTTGCACAAAGCGAAGTTGCCGTACCACCAGCTTTTGGATTACCGCTTAAGAAGCAAATTTTATTATAAACGACCTTTGCTTCAATAGGGCATCTTGAAGAGCACATCTCGCAAAAGCTGCGGACGTACTTCTCATCTTGCTTTGCAGCATTTTCCAAAGCACCACCCGGTAAGGACGATGCAACCATACTAACTCCAGCACCGAATTTTAAAAATTCTCGTCTATTTAAGCTCATCTTTCTCCCTTTAAAAGATATTTGCCTTTAGTTATTTAAAGTTGAAAATAAAATTAAATTTTACTTAATATTTATATTTAGATTTTTAGTTTTAAAAAATGAGCATTCTAATATCAAAATGAATAAAATTCTAAAAATGATAGATTTAATTAATATAATTTTTAACGCGATCTTATAAAAATTTTGAATATAAAATTTTGATTAAGGATTTTGAATAGAAATTAAAAATTTTAAAGAGATTTAAAAAGCCGAGAAAGATCTCGGCTTAAGTTTGATTTAAAATACTTATAAAAGTATCGGAGCTATCAAAAATCCAAGTGCGACAGAAAAAGCAATAGCTAAAACGCCTGGAATAAAAAAGGAGTGGTTGAATATATATTTACCTATCCTAGTTGTTCCAGTATCATCCATTTGAACGGCTCCAAGAAGTGTCGGATATGTTGGCAACACAAATAATGCTGAAACTGCAGCAAATGATGCAACTAAAATATATGCGTCACCGTTATTTGCAGCAGTTAAACCAAGTGCGGCTATAACTGTAGGAATAAGTGCCTTTGCGGTAGCAGCTTGAGAATAAAGAAGCATACTAGCAAAAAATAGCGCAACAGCTAGCATAAACGGATAGTCTTTAACAAAATCACCTGCAAAATTTTTGATCGCATCGGTGTGATTTACCACAAAAGTATCTCCAAGCCACGCTACACCTAGCACGCAGACGCACGCGGTCATACCACTTTTAAATGTAGCTGTATTAAATAACTTATCGACTTTGACACCACAAGTTAGTGTGATTAAAGTAGCGATAACTAGCATAAAGCTCATAATAGCGTTATCTCTAGTTAACACCAACGTCTTTGTAGGCTTATCTGGATCTTCTACATATTTTACATTAGTGGTTGAGTCAGTTTTGACTTTTATATCTTTTGCGACTAGTTCATTAAATTTATCTGGACTTTTGGTCTCATAAATTTTTTCATAGCCTGTTACATAGCTTGGTTTTATCCAGCCTACGTTTTTACTAATAGCAGTAGCATATAAAACGACAGAAATAACGCCAACTAAGAATATTAAAACAGATAATTTAGCTCCTTTTGGAAGCTCTTTTTTCTCTTCGATTTTAACATCTTTGATTAGCCCTTCTTTAAGTCTTCTTTGATACTCTTTATCGCTACTTAGATCAAGATTATAAAATATATTTATAACAAGAGCTGTTAGCATACAACCAATAAAAGTTGTAGGTATCCAGATAGCTAATAGTAATGGATAGCTAATGCCAAGTCCGCCCAAAGCATGCTCACCAGCCATAAATACAACCGCTGCTGAAACCGGGCTTGCAGTAATAGCTATCTGACTAGCAACAACAGCTATACTAAGAGGCGCACTAGGCTTAATGTTTTGTGTCTTTGCAACTTCGGTAATAACTGGAATCATAGAAAATGCTGTGTGTCCAGTACCAGCAAATACAGTTAGCAAGTAAGTGACAACTGGAGCTAAGAAATTTATGTATTTTGGATGTTTTCTTAGTATCCCTTCAGCTATTTGCACCAAATAATCAAGGCCACCAGCTACTTGCATCGCTGTAATAGCAGCTATAACGGACATAATGATTAAAATAACATCCCAAGGTATACTACCTGCTTTTAATCCAAGTCCTAAAGTTAAAACTACGACGCCAATACCACCAGCATAACCAATAGCCATACCGCCTAGTCTAACACCCAAGAATATCGCACCAAAAAGCACGATCAACTGTAATATCAATGAAATATCCATTGAAAACTCCTCTATTAAATTTTATAACTAAAATTTTTACTTAAGCGTGTCAGAATTTTGACACGCTTTTAATAATATTTTGCTTAAATTTCTACCTAACCATGCTTGGATTTAGCATATTTTTTGGCTCTAAAATTTTATCGATCTCTTCTTTGCTTAGATAGCCTCTCTCTAGGCAGATATCGCCAACTGCTTTACCAGTTTGAAGGGCTTCTTTAGCAATGCTTGCAGATTTTTCATAGCCAATGTATGGGTTAAATGCAGTTACGATACCAACTGAGCCTAGAACTGATTTTAAGCAAGCTTCAGGATTTGCTGTTAGTTTTCTTACAGCTTTTTCAGCTAGTGTTTTCATCGCGTTTTCAAGGATAAATATAGAGTTAAATAACGCATAAGCAATGCCTGGCTCAAATGCATTTAGCTCAAATTCGCCTCTTTCTGAGCAAAGCATGATAGTTACGTCGTTACCGATTACCTCGTAGCATGCTTCGCCTACAACCTCAGCGATAACTGGGTTTACTTTGCCTGGCATGATTGAGCTGCCTGGTTGCATTTGTGGTAAATTTATCTCGCCAAGGCCGCATCTTGGACCTGAGTTCATTAAGCGAAGGTCGTTTGCGATTTTTGAAAGTCTAACAGCTGCAGTTTTTAACGCACCACTTACGTGAACGAAGTCTGCTGTATCTTGTGTGGCTGCAATGAAATCATCAGCTTTTTTGAAATCAACACCAGTGATATCTTTTAACTTTTTAACAACTACATTTTTATAATCAGGATGGCAGTTGATACCTGTACCAATCGCAGTTGCACCCATATTTAGATATGTCATTGACTCACGTGCAGCTGTGATCTTTTCGATATCACTTTTAATGTAGCTTGCAAATGCATTAAATGTATTTCCAAGTGTTGTAGGAACTGCGTCCTCAAGCTCAGTTCTGCCCATTTTAATGATATCTTTAAAATCTTTTGCTTTTTTATCAAGCTCATCTTTTAGTAAATTCATAGCAGCAAGCAAATCAGTAAGTTTTGCGTAAGTTGCTACTTTTATTGAGCTTGGATAAGTGTCATTTGTGCTTTGTCCAAGGTTTGTATGATCGTTTGGATGGATGTATTGATACTCACCTTTTTTATGACCCATGCTCTCAAGTGCGATATTTGTAATAACCTCATTTGCATTCATGTTTGTACTTGTTCCAGCACCACCTTGAACCATATCAACCACAAATTGATCTAAAAACTCACCAGCTATTACTCTATCAGCGGCTTTTGCTAAAGTATCAGCGATCTTAGGATCTAAAACGCCAACCTCTTTATTTGCAAGTGCAGCTGCTTTTTTGATTTGTGCAAATGCTTTTACAAAGTATGGATACTCTTTTAGTGTTCTACCGCTCATGTGAAAATTTTCGGTAGCTCTAAATGTTTGGATACCATAATAAAAATCGTCAGAGATTTCCAACTCACCTATAAAATCGTGTTCTTTTCTGGTTGCCATAACCATTCTCCTTATAAAAAATGTATTAATGAAATTATATAGATATTTAGTACTTTAAATATTAATTACTACTTATTTTTTTTAAGCTTTGACTTTTAGCCTAGATAAAACGACCTTTGGAGAAAAATTTATAGTATCTTTTAAGCCATATTTAATAATATAGCTTAGACAAATTGTTATTTTAATAATAATATCACTTTTTTATTATATAAAAAAGCTCATAATTAGCTCAAATTTATTTAAATTTTTTTAAGCTTAAAAGGTAAATATATAGAAAAAAATAACATAAAAATAAATATTAAATTACACTTTTTTTATATCCAAAAAAATATAAAAAAATAAAGTTAAATTTTATTTCTAATATTACTTAAGAAAGTAAAAACTAAGTAAATATCACCATATTCCAAAGTAAATTTATTATATTTTTAAATAGAGCCCTTAAACTAAGCATCATAAAAATATTATTTAATAAATTTTATTTTACTAATCTTACTAATACTTTAGAAATTTCTTATTAATTTTCTTTCTTATTTATAAAGTCTTTTTATTGGATTTTGATAATTTTTATAAGCCATTTTTAATTTATATAATTAGATTAATATTTGTAAGAATTTGTAGTAAATATAAATTTTAATCTTGCCCCTACAATCAGGAGCAAGGAATAACAAATTTTAGCTCTCAAGCCCCAAATTTGCTCTATACTCTTCATATGTGCCTTTAAAATCAACCACTTCGCCATTGCCTTTTAGGTGTAAAATTCTATTTGCAAAGGCGTCTATTAGCTCCCTGTCGTGGCTCACACAGATAACTGAGCCATTAAAATTATAAAATGCCTCGCCAAGCGCGATGATAGCTTCAAGATCGAGGTGGTTATTTGGCTCATCCATGACAAGTAAATTTGGTCTGTGAAGCATGAGCTGAGCTAGTCTTACTCGGTGTTTTTCGCCACCACTTAGCGCGCCAACTGCCTTTTCTTGCTCGGCACCGCTAAAGAGCATCCTGCCAAGGCACTTTCTGATCTCGTCTATGTCCTTGTTTTTGGCATCTTGCAAGTATTCATAAAGCTTTAGCTCGCCATCTATCTTATTTACCGTATCTTGCGCAAAATATCCTAGCTCGATGGTCGCGCCTATATGTACCTCGCCCGCATCAGGCTTTAGCTCACCCATTATGATCTTGCAAAGCGTACTTTTACCAACACCGTTATGACCGATGATAGCTAGCTTGTCGCCCTTTTCAAGCTTAAAGTTAAAGTTTTCAAATATCACTTTATCATCAAATTTCTTACTTACATTTTTAAGCTCTATTAGCTCGTTTCCTATCTCGCGGTTTGCACGAAAAAGTATGCTAGGATCGCGTCTACTTGATACTGCGATCTCTGCGATATCTAATTTTTCAAGCTGTTTTGCACGAGAGGTCGCCTGCTTTGCCTTGCTCGCATTTGCTGAAAATCTCGCGATAAATTTCTCCAGCTCCTCTTTCTCTTTTAGCTTCTTGTCACGCTCCATCTCATGCTGCTTTGCGATTAAATTTGCAGCCATATACCAGTCGTCATAGTTGCCTGAAAACTCGCGAATTTTCTTAAAATCCACATCCAAAATGTTTGTACAAACTCTATTTAAAAAGTGCCTGTCGTGGCTGATAACCACAAGTGTACCCTCATGGCGGTTTAGCTCGTTTTCTAGCCATGCGATCGCGTCTATATCAAGGTTGTTTGTCGGCTCGTCTAAAAACAAGATGTCAGGCTTTGGAAATAGCACCTGCGCTAGTAAAACCTTAACTTTATCTGAGTTTTCAACCTCGCTCATAAGCTTATCAAATTCATTTAGCCCAAGCGAGCTTAAAATTTTCTCTATCCTAGTCTCGTACTCGTAGCTTGGATCCTCTTCAGCGCTTATCATCTCAAGCTCGCTTAAGCGCTCGTTTATCTCATCTGTAAATTCCTCGCTCATATAGAGCTTCTCTTTCTCTTTTACAGCGTCATATAGGCGTTTGTTGCCATAAAGCACCGCGTCTTTTAGCGTGAAATTTTCAAACGCAAACTGATCTTGCCCAA
This genomic interval from Campylobacter concisus contains the following:
- the abc-f gene encoding ribosomal protection-like ABC-F family protein codes for the protein MLEVRGLTQRFASSLLFEDVNLKLNRHNRYGLIGANGAGKSTFLKILSGAIEPTSGEIIIENGLKVGVLGQDQFAFENFTLKDAVLYGNKRLYDAVKEKEKLYMSEEFTDEINERLSELEMISAEEDPSYEYETRIEKILSSLGLNEFDKLMSEVENSDKVKVLLAQVLFPKPDILFLDEPTNNLDIDAIAWLENELNRHEGTLVVISHDRHFLNRVCTNILDVDFKKIREFSGNYDDWYMAANLIAKQHEMERDKKLKEKEELEKFIARFSANASKAKQATSRAKQLEKLDIAEIAVSSRRDPSILFRANREIGNELIELKNVSKKFDDKVIFENFNFKLEKGDKLAIIGHNGVGKSTLCKIIMGELKPDAGEVHIGATIELGYFAQDTVNKIDGELKLYEYLQDAKNKDIDEIRKCLGRMLFSGAEQEKAVGALSGGEKHRVRLAQLMLHRPNLLVMDEPNNHLDLEAIIALGEAFYNFNGSVICVSHDRELIDAFANRILHLKGNGEVVDFKGTYEEYRANLGLES